In Hippocampus zosterae strain Florida chromosome 3, ASM2543408v3, whole genome shotgun sequence, a genomic segment contains:
- the uri1 gene encoding unconventional prefoldin RPB5 interactor 1 isoform X2 yields MVPFGPMAFMPGKLVHSNEVTVLLGDNWFAKCSAKQAEKIVDHRMKYVKNELCGLSKTMTNFETRVGMVKDWENTVTEKGDYVDIREVIGKNDATVTKGKRRVAHRPNSKPKLETVVDLEEENEGSGEEAQQNGSTKSFMTQEELWARLDELEKIEEVQNEQDSLSDNANVGSEDTSSSSSEDRNDTDSPTASNGLFVKSHINAPPSGEMKEDDEEDHNLPTIYFSHTVEPKKVRINTSKNTTLKFSERKELKEHSKRKKKNGHQNGHAHHDVHKIQTPADIYRLFVDVRDGEPVPKKSILKSRSRENSVCSDTSEGSAADMDERRMMGRSFSHDESTPSDNSDSLTEEDSTKGMPWHPAGKFEAFSGTVVEKDSMPLAVPFLTISPPALPTIMERKLEEVASPDVEAPQQPVKRMSKFKAARMQQK; encoded by the exons ATG GTGCCGTTTGGCCCTATGGCCTTCATGCCTGGGAAACTGGTGCACTCTAATGAGGTCACCGTGCTACTTGGTGACAACTGGTTTGCAAAGTGCTCCGCCAAGCAGGCTGAGAAAATTGTCGACCATAGGATGAAGT ATGTCAAGAATGAACTTTGCGGTCTGTCCAAGACAATGACAAACTTTGAAACCAGAGTAGGAATGGTGAAGGACTGGGAAAATACGGTCACG GAAAAAGGGGACTATGTTGACATTAGAGAGGTGATTGGAAAGAATGACGCCACTGTCACAAAAG GAAAGCGTCGAGTGGCTCACAGGCCAAATTCCAAGCCCAAACTGGAAACTGTGGTGGATTTGGAAGAGGAAAATGAAGGCAGCGGAGAAGAGGCCCAACAAAACGGAAGCACGAAGAGTTTCATGACGCAGGAGGAGTTGTGGGCTCGACTGGATGAACTTGAGAAAATCGAGGAAGTACAAAATGAGCAGGACAG CTTGTCTGATAATGCGAACGTTGGAAGTGAGGACACTTCATCATCTTCCTCGGAGGATCGGAACGACACGGACTCCCCCACTGCATCTAATGGACTTTTTGTGAAATCCCACATCAATGCGCCCCCCAGTGGAGAAATGAAAGAAGACGACGAGGAGGACCACAATCTACCGACCATTTATTTCTCCCACACAGTTGAGCCCAAGAAG GTGAGGATCAACACAAGTAAAAACACCACTCTCAAGTTCAGCGAACGGAAAGaactgaaggaacattcaaagcgtaaaaagaaaaacggtcACCAAAACGGCCACGCTCATCACGACGTTCACAAAATCCAAACACCTGCAGACATCTACAG GTTGTTTGTGGACGTGAGGGATGGGGAGCCCGTACCTAAAAAGTCCATTCTGAAGTCACGCAGCCGCGAGAACAGCGTGTGCAGTGACACAAGCGAGGGAAGCGCAGCAGACATGGACGAGCGGCGGATGATGGGCCGTAGCTTCAGCCATGATGAGAGCACACCCAGCGACAACAGCGACAGCCTTACGGAAGAGGATAGCACCAAGGGAATGCCATGGCATCCTGCAGGAAAGTTTGAG GCCTTCTCGGGTACAGTGGTGGAAAAGGACTCAATGCCCTTGGCTGTTCCCTTCCTTACCATCAGTCCTCCGGCGTTGCCAACCATCATGGAGCGGAAACTGGAGGAGGTAGCTTCGCCTGACGTGGAAGCTCCTCAGCAGCCTGTAAAACGGATGTCGAAGTTCAAAGCTGCCCGGATGCAGCAGAAATGA
- the uri1 gene encoding unconventional prefoldin RPB5 interactor 1 isoform X1, which produces MIKSEINMEDPGGITRLREEHEKVVKDCERQIQHWEKVSGDYDALKERLKTLPDRLSYDIMVPFGPMAFMPGKLVHSNEVTVLLGDNWFAKCSAKQAEKIVDHRMKYVKNELCGLSKTMTNFETRVGMVKDWENTVTEKGDYVDIREVIGKNDATVTKGKRRVAHRPNSKPKLETVVDLEEENEGSGEEAQQNGSTKSFMTQEELWARLDELEKIEEVQNEQDSLSDNANVGSEDTSSSSSEDRNDTDSPTASNGLFVKSHINAPPSGEMKEDDEEDHNLPTIYFSHTVEPKKVRINTSKNTTLKFSERKELKEHSKRKKKNGHQNGHAHHDVHKIQTPADIYRLFVDVRDGEPVPKKSILKSRSRENSVCSDTSEGSAADMDERRMMGRSFSHDESTPSDNSDSLTEEDSTKGMPWHPAGKFEAFSGTVVEKDSMPLAVPFLTISPPALPTIMERKLEEVASPDVEAPQQPVKRMSKFKAARMQQK; this is translated from the exons GGAGAAGGTCTCAGGTGATTACGATGCCCTGAAAGAACGCCTCAAAACTCTTCCAGATAGACTGTCTTATGACATCATG GTGCCGTTTGGCCCTATGGCCTTCATGCCTGGGAAACTGGTGCACTCTAATGAGGTCACCGTGCTACTTGGTGACAACTGGTTTGCAAAGTGCTCCGCCAAGCAGGCTGAGAAAATTGTCGACCATAGGATGAAGT ATGTCAAGAATGAACTTTGCGGTCTGTCCAAGACAATGACAAACTTTGAAACCAGAGTAGGAATGGTGAAGGACTGGGAAAATACGGTCACG GAAAAAGGGGACTATGTTGACATTAGAGAGGTGATTGGAAAGAATGACGCCACTGTCACAAAAG GAAAGCGTCGAGTGGCTCACAGGCCAAATTCCAAGCCCAAACTGGAAACTGTGGTGGATTTGGAAGAGGAAAATGAAGGCAGCGGAGAAGAGGCCCAACAAAACGGAAGCACGAAGAGTTTCATGACGCAGGAGGAGTTGTGGGCTCGACTGGATGAACTTGAGAAAATCGAGGAAGTACAAAATGAGCAGGACAG CTTGTCTGATAATGCGAACGTTGGAAGTGAGGACACTTCATCATCTTCCTCGGAGGATCGGAACGACACGGACTCCCCCACTGCATCTAATGGACTTTTTGTGAAATCCCACATCAATGCGCCCCCCAGTGGAGAAATGAAAGAAGACGACGAGGAGGACCACAATCTACCGACCATTTATTTCTCCCACACAGTTGAGCCCAAGAAG GTGAGGATCAACACAAGTAAAAACACCACTCTCAAGTTCAGCGAACGGAAAGaactgaaggaacattcaaagcgtaaaaagaaaaacggtcACCAAAACGGCCACGCTCATCACGACGTTCACAAAATCCAAACACCTGCAGACATCTACAG GTTGTTTGTGGACGTGAGGGATGGGGAGCCCGTACCTAAAAAGTCCATTCTGAAGTCACGCAGCCGCGAGAACAGCGTGTGCAGTGACACAAGCGAGGGAAGCGCAGCAGACATGGACGAGCGGCGGATGATGGGCCGTAGCTTCAGCCATGATGAGAGCACACCCAGCGACAACAGCGACAGCCTTACGGAAGAGGATAGCACCAAGGGAATGCCATGGCATCCTGCAGGAAAGTTTGAG GCCTTCTCGGGTACAGTGGTGGAAAAGGACTCAATGCCCTTGGCTGTTCCCTTCCTTACCATCAGTCCTCCGGCGTTGCCAACCATCATGGAGCGGAAACTGGAGGAGGTAGCTTCGCCTGACGTGGAAGCTCCTCAGCAGCCTGTAAAACGGATGTCGAAGTTCAAAGCTGCCCGGATGCAGCAGAAATGA